One window from the genome of Pedococcus badiiscoriae encodes:
- a CDS encoding class I SAM-dependent methyltransferase: protein MTTAAARLSTRPVIDASRWPDLTARRAKARRAVEGAVARRIFLSVARRLPVRIQLGREAIVGGAATDPQAPLMVLDRPDAFFAALGAGGLIGFGESYMAGDWHADDLGGLLEVFAAQMGTLIPEPLQKLRAFYVARAPRTERNTTQNTRSNIARHYDLSNDMFATFLDATLSYSSALFTGDEQSGHAVAGESVTTSTPRLAPTWDQLADAQRRKVDRMLDSAGVAQGSRVLEIGTGWGELAIRAAARGATVLSVTLSSEQQALARERIAAAGYSDAVSVELLDYRLVEGEFDAVVSVEMIEAVGHQYWAEYFRKIDSVLAPGGKVAIQAITMPHDRMVATKYTYTWINKYIFPGGFLPSTEAIVDVNRDHTTLHVSERLSFGQHYAETLRLWDERFLSSLDRVRTLGFDEVFDRMWHFYLEYSRAGFRSGYLDVQQLVLEREQGR from the coding sequence GTGACCACCGCCGCCGCACGCCTGTCCACCCGGCCCGTGATCGACGCCAGCCGCTGGCCCGACCTGACCGCCCGCCGCGCCAAGGCGCGGCGGGCCGTCGAGGGCGCCGTCGCCCGCCGGATCTTCCTCTCCGTCGCGCGGCGCCTGCCGGTCCGCATCCAGCTCGGCCGTGAGGCCATCGTGGGCGGTGCCGCCACCGACCCCCAGGCGCCGCTCATGGTCCTCGACCGCCCCGACGCTTTCTTCGCGGCGCTCGGGGCGGGGGGACTCATCGGCTTCGGCGAGTCGTACATGGCGGGCGACTGGCACGCCGACGACCTCGGCGGCCTGCTCGAGGTGTTCGCCGCCCAGATGGGCACCCTGATCCCCGAGCCGCTGCAGAAGCTCCGCGCCTTCTACGTCGCCCGTGCGCCGCGCACCGAGCGGAACACGACGCAGAACACCCGCAGCAACATCGCCCGGCACTACGACCTGTCCAACGACATGTTCGCCACGTTCCTCGACGCCACCCTCAGCTACTCCTCGGCGCTGTTCACCGGCGACGAGCAGTCGGGTCACGCCGTCGCGGGGGAGAGCGTCACCACGAGCACTCCGCGGCTGGCGCCCACCTGGGACCAGCTCGCGGACGCCCAGCGTCGCAAGGTCGACCGGATGCTGGACTCCGCCGGGGTGGCCCAGGGCTCCCGCGTCCTGGAGATCGGCACGGGCTGGGGTGAGCTCGCCATCCGCGCCGCCGCCCGGGGCGCCACCGTGCTGTCGGTGACGCTCTCGAGCGAGCAGCAGGCCCTCGCGCGTGAGCGCATCGCCGCCGCGGGGTACAGCGACGCCGTGTCGGTCGAGCTGCTCGACTACCGCCTGGTCGAGGGTGAGTTCGACGCCGTCGTGTCCGTCGAGATGATCGAGGCCGTGGGGCACCAGTACTGGGCGGAGTACTTCCGCAAGATCGACAGCGTGCTGGCGCCCGGCGGCAAGGTCGCCATCCAGGCGATCACCATGCCGCACGACCGGATGGTGGCCACGAAGTACACCTACACGTGGATCAACAAGTACATCTTCCCCGGCGGGTTCCTCCCCTCGACCGAGGCGATCGTCGACGTCAACCGCGACCACACCACCCTGCACGTCAGCGAGCGACTGTCGTTCGGGCAGCACTACGCCGAGACGCTGCGGCTCTGGGACGAGCGCTTCCTGTCCTCCCTCGACCGGGTCCGCACGCTCGGGTTCGACGAGGTGTTCGACCGCATGTGGCACTTCTACCTCGAGTACTCGCGGGCCGGTTTCCGCTCGGGCTACCTCGACGTCCAACAGCTCGTCCTGGAGCGGGAGCAGGGCCGATGA
- a CDS encoding DUF1365 family protein yields the protein MKASASTRIYATSIVHSRTSPIQHRFTNRSHTWLVDLDDLPRLGLLRRLASFESRDHLGTAARSLRENLDTFLATQGVDLEGGQILMLTMPRVLGTVFNPISVYWCHTPDGRLACNVVEVHNTYGDRHAYLVHADEHGHAEVDKALYVSPFNDVSGRYRLTIPAPGDKVHVRVVLERPGQDPFVAGLRGRALPVRTATVVRLAITQPLEPLAVAARIRWLGIRLWLRRLPVQPRPSHHQEAVQ from the coding sequence GTGAAGGCCTCTGCGTCCACGCGCATCTACGCGACCTCGATCGTCCACTCGCGCACGTCGCCGATCCAGCACCGGTTCACCAACCGCAGCCACACCTGGCTGGTGGACCTCGACGACCTGCCGCGCCTGGGTCTGCTCCGCCGGCTCGCCAGCTTCGAGTCCCGTGACCACCTGGGCACTGCGGCGCGCAGCCTGCGCGAGAACCTCGACACCTTCCTGGCCACCCAGGGCGTCGACCTCGAGGGCGGCCAGATCCTCATGCTGACGATGCCTCGCGTCCTCGGCACGGTGTTCAACCCGATCAGCGTCTACTGGTGCCACACCCCTGACGGCCGCCTCGCCTGCAACGTCGTGGAGGTCCACAACACCTACGGCGACCGGCATGCGTACCTCGTGCACGCCGACGAGCACGGTCACGCCGAGGTGGACAAAGCCCTGTACGTCAGCCCGTTCAACGACGTGTCCGGCCGCTACCGGCTGACCATCCCGGCTCCCGGTGACAAGGTCCACGTCCGGGTCGTCCTCGAACGCCCGGGTCAGGACCCGTTCGTGGCCGGCCTGCGTGGACGCGCCCTGCCGGTGCGGACCGCCACGGTCGTGCGGCTCGCGATCACCCAACCCCTCGAACCCCTTGCCGTCGCAGCGCGGATCCGCTGGCTCGGCATCCGCCTGTGGTTGCGCCGCCTTCCGGTGCAACCGCGCCCTTCCCACCACCAGGAGGCCGTCCAGTGA
- a CDS encoding NAD(P)/FAD-dependent oxidoreductase, with the protein MPAPRRAVIGSGIAGLAAAHVLSTQGPVTLYEADDRLGGHADTHEVEVHGRTIGVDTGFIVHNDRTYPTLLRLFAELDIATQESDMSMSVRDDESGLEYAGARAARGLFPRLRNLTDPAYLRMLTEVKKFHREARAVLAREATDADRDETLGAFAARCGFSPYFSRHFLEPVVAAVWSCDPAVSQEYPARYLFEFLDHHGMLTVFGSPTWRTVTGGSQRYVEALAAGLADLRLSTPVRSVLETADGVVVTDAHGHSESFDSVVIAAHPHQALAMLAEPTQDQRDVLGAIRYSTNIAQLHTDESVLPRSSGARASWNYWRRAGVSGTGVLVTYDLTRLQRLDVPDRRFLVTLNGVDCVDQSLVIDTMSYEHPLYTPESVAAQRRLPQLNSARVAFAGAYHGWGFHEDGARSGVAAAAALGVPWSVAEPHAGVAADADIAGVAEVTGTAGRAQLLGEREAEGDLEEVGAR; encoded by the coding sequence ATGCCTGCACCACGCCGCGCCGTCATCGGCAGCGGGATCGCCGGACTCGCCGCAGCCCACGTGCTCAGCACGCAGGGTCCGGTCACGCTGTACGAAGCCGACGACCGTCTCGGCGGCCACGCCGACACCCACGAGGTGGAGGTCCATGGCCGCACGATCGGTGTCGACACCGGTTTCATCGTGCACAACGACCGCACCTACCCGACCCTGCTGCGGCTCTTCGCCGAGCTCGACATCGCGACGCAGGAGTCGGACATGAGCATGTCCGTCCGCGACGACGAGAGCGGCCTGGAGTATGCAGGGGCGCGGGCGGCCAGGGGCCTCTTCCCGCGGCTGCGCAACCTGACGGACCCGGCCTACCTGCGCATGCTCACGGAGGTGAAGAAGTTCCACCGCGAGGCGCGAGCGGTGCTGGCCCGGGAGGCCACCGACGCCGACCGCGACGAGACGCTCGGTGCGTTCGCCGCGCGCTGTGGTTTCAGCCCCTACTTCTCGCGCCACTTCCTCGAGCCGGTCGTGGCCGCGGTCTGGTCCTGCGACCCGGCGGTGTCACAGGAGTACCCGGCCCGCTACCTCTTCGAGTTCCTCGACCACCACGGCATGCTCACCGTGTTCGGTTCGCCGACCTGGCGGACCGTCACCGGCGGGTCCCAGCGCTACGTCGAGGCGCTGGCCGCGGGTCTCGCCGACCTCCGGCTGTCCACCCCGGTCCGGTCCGTCCTCGAGACTGCCGACGGGGTCGTCGTCACGGACGCCCATGGTCACAGTGAGTCCTTCGACTCCGTCGTGATCGCGGCCCACCCGCACCAGGCGCTGGCCATGCTGGCAGAGCCGACCCAGGACCAGCGCGACGTCCTCGGGGCAATTCGCTACTCCACCAACATCGCCCAGCTGCACACCGACGAGTCAGTCCTGCCCCGGTCTTCCGGTGCCCGAGCGTCGTGGAACTACTGGCGACGCGCCGGGGTCAGCGGGACCGGCGTGCTGGTCACCTATGACCTCACCCGGCTGCAGCGGCTCGACGTGCCGGATCGTCGCTTCCTCGTCACACTGAACGGCGTGGACTGCGTGGACCAGAGCCTGGTCATCGACACGATGAGCTATGAACACCCGCTCTACACGCCGGAATCCGTTGCAGCGCAGCGGCGTCTGCCGCAGCTCAACTCGGCCCGGGTCGCCTTCGCCGGCGCGTACCACGGATGGGGCTTCCACGAGGACGGCGCCCGGTCGGGTGTCGCCGCGGCGGCTGCCCTCGGGGTTCCCTGGAGCGTCGCAGAGCCCCACGCCGGGGTGGCCGCCGACGCCGACATCGCCGGGGTCGCCGAGGTGACCGGGACCGCCGGACGCGCGCAGCTGCTCGGTGAGCGGGAGGCGGAGGGCGACCTGGAGGAGGTGGGCGCACGGTGA
- a CDS encoding MerR family transcriptional regulator yields the protein MWDPATVYTIGHAARLTGVPSATLRAWERRYGLVTPVRTEGGYRLYDEPGLQLLRAMGALVAAGWSPREAAEHLRADTTDTASQARQQPWDAYLSATTGAGSGGAASAAAESSGVVGQGDVRSTGAPGGGPDPDAPVAAGAWDVTALARGAAEMDPAAVGEAVDRAFAAGSFEQVVDTWLMPALQMLGDQWKAGRVDVAGEHVVSATLHRRLGAAMEAVSTAPRGPRVTVGLARGSHHELGILAFSVVLRRAGVDVVYLGADLPAQHWVAVVEHHEPAVVVLGVPTAADVLPARETVAALRAARPRLTVHVGGGAQFEVGQGTVPLGHAVAAAAHRLAEGLRTADAD from the coding sequence ATGTGGGACCCTGCCACCGTGTACACGATTGGGCACGCCGCTCGACTGACCGGCGTGCCGTCCGCCACCTTGCGCGCCTGGGAACGGCGCTACGGGTTGGTCACGCCGGTCCGTACTGAGGGCGGCTACCGGCTGTACGACGAGCCTGGACTCCAGCTGCTCCGGGCCATGGGCGCCCTGGTGGCCGCCGGCTGGTCGCCGCGCGAGGCCGCCGAGCACCTGCGCGCCGACACCACCGACACCGCGTCGCAGGCCCGGCAGCAGCCGTGGGATGCCTACCTGTCGGCCACGACGGGGGCCGGGAGCGGAGGTGCCGCGAGCGCAGCGGCGGAGAGCTCTGGGGTCGTCGGGCAGGGCGACGTGCGGAGCACCGGGGCGCCGGGAGGTGGGCCTGATCCGGACGCGCCCGTGGCCGCAGGAGCCTGGGACGTCACGGCGCTGGCCCGCGGCGCCGCCGAGATGGATCCGGCCGCCGTGGGCGAGGCGGTCGACCGGGCCTTCGCAGCCGGCAGCTTCGAACAGGTCGTGGACACCTGGCTGATGCCAGCCCTGCAGATGCTCGGGGACCAGTGGAAGGCCGGGCGGGTCGACGTCGCCGGGGAGCACGTCGTCAGCGCGACGCTCCACCGGCGGCTGGGGGCAGCCATGGAGGCGGTGTCGACTGCACCGCGCGGGCCGCGGGTGACCGTCGGCCTGGCCCGCGGGTCACACCACGAGCTCGGCATCCTGGCGTTCTCGGTGGTCCTGCGGCGGGCGGGCGTCGACGTCGTGTACCTCGGCGCCGACCTGCCTGCGCAGCACTGGGTCGCCGTGGTCGAGCACCACGAGCCGGCCGTCGTGGTCCTCGGGGTCCCCACGGCAGCCGACGTGCTGCCCGCGCGCGAGACCGTGGCGGCGCTGCGCGCGGCCCGGCCGCGGCTCACCGTGCACGTCGGCGGGGGCGCGCAGTTCGAGGTGGGTCAGGGCACCGTCCCCCTGGGCCACGCCGTGGCCGCGGCCGCTCACCGCCTCGCCGAGGGATTGCGTACGGCCGACGCCGACTGA
- a CDS encoding DUF4331 domain-containing protein, with protein MSSHREAPEVSKDPVADNTDVYAFVSPDKPDTVTLLANFIPFQNPQGGPNFYEFGDEVLYEIHVSNRGDARPDVTYQFRFRTKVRNDSTFLYNTGPIDSIDSPAWNRPQSYSVTRVARGDRARLLASHLACPPVNIGPRSTPSYTALASQAVHSIQGGRTVFAGQRAEGFHVDLGSIFDLGTLRPFQMLHLIPSAAAVGVNGTQGLNVHSIALQVPISDLTRRGTTPTDPLDPGSVIGVWATASRQKSRIWDAERGSHSWRGPYSQVSRLGNPLFNEVITPMAKKDRWNSSAPHDDSHYASYVARPELARLLPALYPGVFPHLAAYTKDRADLLAILLTGIPKGVVPGFQNYTGSTQADMLRLNVAVPPTTTNPNPIGLVAGDAAGFPNGRRVIDDVVTIELRAVAGATIPLVDPTFVPDGAASVVTDGTSNTNAAYLDAFPYLGHPAGGYQTTPGTPGG; from the coding sequence ATGTCCTCTCACCGCGAGGCTCCGGAGGTCTCCAAGGACCCGGTGGCCGACAACACCGACGTCTACGCCTTCGTCAGCCCTGACAAGCCCGACACGGTCACCCTGCTCGCCAACTTCATCCCGTTCCAGAACCCCCAGGGCGGGCCGAACTTCTACGAGTTCGGGGACGAGGTGCTCTACGAGATCCACGTGAGCAACCGGGGCGACGCCAGACCCGACGTGACGTACCAGTTCCGGTTCCGCACCAAGGTCCGCAACGACTCCACCTTCCTCTACAACACCGGTCCGATCGACTCGATCGACTCCCCGGCCTGGAACCGTCCGCAGTCGTACTCCGTGACCCGGGTGGCGCGCGGCGACCGAGCCCGGCTGCTGGCGAGCCACCTTGCCTGTCCCCCGGTCAACATCGGCCCGCGGAGCACCCCGAGCTACACCGCACTGGCCAGTCAGGCGGTGCACTCGATCCAGGGTGGCCGCACCGTGTTCGCGGGACAACGCGCCGAGGGCTTCCACGTCGACCTCGGGAGCATCTTCGACCTCGGCACGCTGCGGCCCTTCCAGATGCTGCACCTCATCCCGTCTGCGGCTGCCGTGGGCGTGAACGGCACCCAGGGCCTCAACGTCCACAGCATCGCGCTCCAGGTCCCGATCTCCGACCTCACCCGCCGGGGCACGACGCCGACGGACCCGCTCGACCCCGGCTCGGTCATCGGAGTCTGGGCCACGGCGAGCCGGCAGAAGTCGCGGATCTGGGACGCCGAGCGAGGAAGCCACTCCTGGCGCGGGCCGTACAGCCAGGTCTCCCGCCTGGGGAACCCGCTGTTCAACGAGGTCATCACCCCGATGGCCAAGAAGGACCGCTGGAACTCCAGCGCGCCCCACGACGACTCCCACTACGCGAGCTACGTCGCCAGACCTGAGCTGGCACGCCTGCTGCCTGCCCTCTATCCGGGAGTGTTCCCGCACCTGGCGGCGTACACCAAGGACCGGGCCGACCTGCTCGCCATCCTGCTCACCGGCATCCCGAAGGGCGTCGTGCCCGGCTTCCAGAACTACACCGGAAGCACCCAGGCCGACATGCTTCGGCTCAACGTGGCGGTGCCCCCGACCACGACCAACCCCAACCCGATCGGCCTCGTCGCGGGTGACGCGGCCGGCTTCCCCAACGGCCGGCGGGTGATCGACGACGTCGTGACGATCGAGCTGCGGGCGGTGGCCGGTGCCACGATCCCGCTGGTCGACCCGACCTTCGTCCCGGACGGGGCGGCAAGTGTCGTCACCGACGGGACCTCCAACACGAACGCGGCATATCTCGACGCGTTCCCCTACCTCGGCCACCCGGCCGGGGGGTACCAGACCACTCCCGGGACCCCCGGGGGCTGA